A single region of the Nicotiana sylvestris chromosome 6, ASM39365v2, whole genome shotgun sequence genome encodes:
- the LOC104219213 gene encoding 1-aminocyclopropane-1-carboxylate oxidase 1 — protein MENFPIINLEKLNGSEKAATMEMIKDACENWGFFELVNHGIPHEVMDTVEKLTKGHYKKCMEQRFKELVASKGLEGVQAEVTDMDWESTFFLRHLPVSNISEVPDLDDQYREVMKDFAKRLENLAEELLDLLCENLGLEKGYLKNVFYGSKGPNFGTKVSNYPPCPKPDLIKGLRAHTDAGGIILLFQDDKVSGLQLLKDGQWIDVPPMRHSIVVNLGDQLEVITNGKYKSVMHRVIAQKDGTRMSLASFYNPGSDAVIYPAPALVEKEAAESKQVYPKFVFDDYMKLYAGLKFQAKEPRFEAMKSIESDVKMDPIATA, from the exons ATGGAGAATTTCCCAATTATCAACTTGGAAAAATTAAATGGTTCTGAAAAAGCTGCCACCATGGAAATGATTAAGGATGCTTGTGAAAACTGGGGCTTCTTTGAG TTGGTGAACCATGGAATTCCACATGAAGTAATGGACACAGTTGAGAAATTAACAAAGGGACATTACAAGAAATGCATGGAACAGAGGTTTAAGGAATTGGTGGCCAGCAAAGGTCTTGAAGGTGTACAAGCTGAGGTTACTGATATGGATTGGGAAAGCACTTTCTTCTTGCGCCATCTTCCTGTTTCTAACATATCTGAAGTCCCTGATCTTGATGATCAATACAG ggaggttatgaaagattTTGCTAAAAGATTAGAGAATTTAGCAGAGGAGCTCTTGGATTTGCTATGTGAAAATCTTGGTCTAGAAAAGGGttacttgaaaaatgtattctaTGGATCTAAAGGTCCAAACTTTGGGACTAAAGTTAGCAACTATCCACCATGCCCAAAACCAGATTTGATTAAGGGACTGCGCGCCCATACGGACGCCGGTGGCATAATCCTTCTCTTCCAAGATGACAAAGTAAGCGGCCTGCAACTCCTCAAAGACGGCCAATGGATCGATGTTCCTCCTATGCGCCACTCCATCGTCGTTAACCTTGGTGATCAACTTGAG GTGATCACAAATGGGAAGTACAAGAGTGTGATGCACAGAGTGATAGCGCAAAAAGACGGGACTCGAATGTCATTGGCTTCATTCTATAATCCAGGAAGTGATGCAGTGATTTATCCCGCACCAGCTCTCGTTGAGAAAGAGGCAGCGGAGAGCAAACAAGTTTATCCCAAATTTGTGTTTGATGATTACATGAAGTTATACGCCGGACTAAAGTTTCAGGCAAAGGAGCCAAGATTTGAAGCTATGAAATCTATTGAATCTGATGTCAAGATGGATCCAATTGCAACTGCATAA